The following proteins are co-located in the Streptomyces bottropensis ATCC 25435 genome:
- a CDS encoding adenosine deaminase, which produces MERVRDLSELPKAHLHLHFTGSMRPMTVLELADKYGVRLPEALAEALTSGEPPKLRATDERGWFRFQRLYDAARSCVRGPEDIQRLVREAAEEDVRDGSGWLEIQVDPTSYAPRLGGLIPALEVILDAVDTTVRDTGLGMRVVVAANRMKHPLDARTLARLAVRYADRGVVGFGLSNDERRGMARDFDRAFAIAREGGLLSAPHGGELTGPASVRDCLDDLHASRIGHGVRAAEDPRLLKRLADRGVTCEVCPASNVALGVYEKPQDVPLRTLFEAGVPMALGADDPLLFGSRLAAQYEIARHHHGFTDAELAELARQSIRASAAPEDERAKLLSGVDDWLAGPAR; this is translated from the coding sequence ATGGAGCGTGTACGTGATCTCTCTGAACTGCCCAAGGCCCATCTGCATCTGCACTTCACCGGGTCGATGCGGCCCATGACCGTGCTGGAGCTGGCCGACAAGTACGGGGTGCGGCTGCCCGAGGCGCTCGCCGAGGCGCTGACCAGCGGGGAGCCGCCGAAGCTGCGTGCGACGGACGAGCGGGGGTGGTTCCGGTTCCAGCGGCTGTACGACGCGGCGCGCTCGTGCGTCAGGGGGCCCGAGGACATCCAGCGGCTGGTGCGGGAGGCCGCGGAGGAGGACGTGCGGGACGGCTCGGGCTGGCTGGAGATCCAGGTGGACCCCACGTCGTACGCGCCCCGGCTGGGCGGACTGATCCCGGCGCTGGAGGTCATCCTGGACGCCGTGGACACGACCGTGCGGGACACCGGGCTCGGGATGCGGGTGGTGGTGGCCGCGAACCGGATGAAGCACCCGCTGGACGCGCGCACGCTGGCCCGGCTGGCGGTGCGGTACGCCGACCGGGGCGTGGTGGGCTTCGGGCTCTCCAACGACGAACGCCGGGGCATGGCGCGGGACTTCGACCGGGCCTTCGCGATCGCCCGGGAGGGGGGCCTGCTGTCGGCGCCGCACGGCGGCGAGCTGACCGGCCCCGCGTCGGTGCGTGACTGCCTGGACGATCTGCACGCCTCGCGCATCGGGCACGGGGTACGCGCGGCGGAGGACCCGCGGCTGCTGAAGCGCCTCGCGGACCGGGGCGTGACGTGCGAGGTCTGCCCCGCCTCGAACGTGGCGCTCGGCGTCTACGAGAAACCCCAGGACGTCCCCCTGCGCACTCTGTTCGAGGCGGGTGTGCCGATGGCGCTCGGCGCCGACGACCCGCTGCTGTTCGGCTCCCGCCTCGCTGCCCAGTACGAGATCGCCCGGCACCACCACGGCTTCACCGACGCGGAACTGGCGGAGCTGGCCCGGCAGTCGATCCGGGCGTCGGCGGCGCCGGAGGACGAGCGGGCGAAGCTGCTGTCCGGGGTGGACGACTGGCTCGCCGGCCCGGCCCGCTAG
- the secE gene encoding preprotein translocase subunit SecE, protein MTDAVGSIDTPDAQDEVPEDKKKTRKGGKRAKKGPLKRLALFYRQIVAELRKVVWPTRSQLTTYTSVVIVFVVVMIGLVTVIDFGLDKAAKYVFG, encoded by the coding sequence ATGACGGACGCCGTGGGCTCCATCGACACGCCTGATGCCCAGGACGAGGTGCCCGAGGACAAGAAGAAGACCCGCAAGGGCGGCAAGCGGGCCAAGAAGGGCCCGCTGAAGCGCCTCGCGCTCTTCTACCGGCAGATCGTCGCGGAGCTGCGTAAGGTCGTCTGGCCGACCCGCTCCCAGCTGACGACCTACACCTCGGTGGTCATCGTCTTCGTCGTCGTCATGATCGGTCTTGTCACCGTGATTGACTTCGGCCTCGACAAGGCCGCCAAGTACGTCTTCGGCTGA
- a CDS encoding MaoC family dehydratase, producing MTAKISYDDVEVGTELPAQTFGVTRATLVQYAGASGDFNPIHWNERFAKEVGLPDVIAHGMFTMAEAIRVVTDWTGDPGAVVEYGVRFTKPVVVPDDDEGATIEVSAKIGAKLDDNTVRVDLTAMSAGQKVLGMSRAVVRLA from the coding sequence ATGACCGCGAAGATCTCCTACGACGACGTCGAGGTCGGCACCGAACTGCCCGCGCAGACCTTCGGTGTGACCCGAGCCACCCTCGTCCAGTACGCGGGCGCCTCCGGCGACTTCAACCCGATCCACTGGAACGAGCGGTTCGCCAAGGAGGTGGGCCTCCCGGACGTCATCGCGCACGGCATGTTCACCATGGCCGAGGCGATCCGCGTCGTCACCGACTGGACCGGCGACCCGGGCGCGGTCGTCGAGTACGGCGTCCGCTTCACCAAGCCCGTCGTCGTCCCCGACGACGACGAGGGCGCCACCATCGAGGTCAGCGCCAAGATCGGCGCCAAGCTCGACGACAACACGGTCCGCGTCGACCTCACGGCCATGAGCGCCGGCCAGAAGGTCCTCGGCATGTCCCGAGCGGTCGTACGACTGGCCTGA
- a CDS encoding MaoC family dehydratase N-terminal domain-containing protein, with amino-acid sequence MALDQSFVGRSYPPTDPYEVGREKIREFAEAVGDTNPVYTDPEAAKALGYADVIAPPTFVFSITFKAAGQVVQDPQLGLDYSRVVHGDQKFAHRRPVRAGDRLTVTSTIEAIKSLAGNDILDIRGEVHDESGEHVVTAWTKLVARAAEEA; translated from the coding sequence ATGGCGCTCGACCAGTCCTTCGTGGGGCGTTCCTACCCGCCCACCGACCCCTACGAGGTCGGCCGGGAGAAGATCCGCGAGTTCGCGGAGGCCGTGGGGGACACCAACCCCGTCTACACCGACCCGGAGGCCGCCAAGGCGCTCGGGTACGCCGATGTGATCGCCCCGCCGACCTTCGTGTTCTCGATCACCTTCAAGGCGGCCGGACAGGTCGTCCAGGACCCCCAGCTGGGCCTCGACTACAGCCGGGTGGTGCACGGCGACCAGAAGTTCGCCCACCGGCGCCCGGTGCGCGCCGGTGACCGGCTCACGGTCACCTCGACCATCGAGGCGATCAAGTCCCTGGCGGGCAACGACATCCTGGACATCCGCGGCGAGGTCCACGACGAGTCCGGCGAACACGTCGTGACCGCCTGGACCAAGCTCGTGGCCCGCGCGGCCGAGGAGGCGTGA
- the rplA gene encoding 50S ribosomal protein L1, which produces MSKRSKALRAADAKVDRDKLYAPLEAVRLAKETSTSKFDGTVEVAFRLGVDPRKADQMVRGTVNLPHGTGKTARVLVFATGDRAEAATAAGADIVGSDELIDEVAKGRLDFDAVVATPDLMGKVGRLGRVLGPRGLMPNPKTGTVTPDVVKAVNDIKGGKIEFRVDKHSNLHFIIGKTSFDDTKLVENYAAALEEILRLKPSAAKGRYIKKAALSTTIGPGIPIDSNRTRNLLVEEDPAAV; this is translated from the coding sequence GTGAGCAAGCGCAGCAAGGCTCTCCGCGCTGCGGACGCCAAGGTCGACCGGGACAAGCTCTACGCCCCGCTCGAGGCCGTCCGTCTCGCCAAGGAGACCTCCACGTCCAAGTTCGACGGCACCGTCGAGGTCGCCTTCCGTCTGGGTGTCGACCCGCGCAAGGCCGACCAGATGGTCCGTGGCACCGTGAACCTCCCGCACGGCACCGGTAAGACCGCCCGGGTCCTGGTCTTCGCGACCGGTGACCGTGCCGAGGCCGCGACCGCCGCCGGCGCCGACATCGTCGGCTCCGACGAACTGATCGACGAGGTGGCGAAGGGCCGTCTGGACTTCGACGCCGTCGTCGCCACCCCGGACCTCATGGGCAAGGTCGGCCGCCTCGGCCGCGTGCTCGGTCCCCGTGGTCTCATGCCGAACCCCAAGACCGGCACCGTGACCCCCGATGTCGTGAAGGCCGTCAACGACATCAAGGGCGGCAAGATCGAGTTCCGCGTCGACAAGCACTCGAACCTGCACTTCATCATCGGCAAGACGTCGTTCGACGACACCAAGCTGGTGGAGAACTACGCCGCGGCGCTGGAGGAGATCCTCCGTCTGAAGCCGTCGGCCGCCAAGGGGCGCTACATCAAGAAGGCCGCGCTCAGCACCACGATCGGCCCCGGCATCCCGATCGACTCGAACCGCACCCGCAACCTCCTCGTCGAGGAGGACCCGGCCGCCGTCTGA
- a CDS encoding pyridoxal phosphate-dependent aminotransferase yields the protein MSAATPPTERRVSARIGAISESATLAVDAKAKALKAAGRPVIGFGAGEPDFPTPDYIVEAAVEACKNPKYHRYTPAGGLPELKAAIAAKTLRDSGYEVDPSQVLVTNGGKQAIYEAFAAILDPGDEVIVPAPYWTTYPESIRLAGGVPVEVVADETTGYRVSVEQLEAARTENTKVLLFVSPSNPTGAVYTRAQIEEIGRWAAEKGLWVLTDEIYEHLVYGDAEFHSLPVVVPELADRTIVVNGVAKTYAMTGWRVGWVIGPKDVVKAATNLQSHATSNVSNVAQVAALAAVSGDLSAVDEMKEAFDRRRRTIVRMLNEIDGVLCPEPEGAFYAYPSVKALVGKEIRGKRPQDTVELAALILEEAEVAVVPGEAFGTPGYLRLSYALGDEDLVEGVSRLQKLLAEARD from the coding sequence ATGAGCGCTGCAACCCCTCCCACCGAGCGCCGGGTCTCCGCGCGCATCGGCGCGATCTCCGAGTCCGCCACCCTCGCCGTGGACGCCAAGGCCAAGGCCCTCAAGGCCGCAGGGCGTCCGGTGATCGGCTTCGGCGCCGGCGAGCCCGACTTCCCGACTCCCGACTACATCGTCGAGGCGGCCGTCGAGGCCTGCAAGAACCCGAAGTACCACCGGTACACGCCGGCCGGCGGTCTGCCCGAGCTGAAGGCCGCGATCGCCGCGAAGACCCTGCGCGACTCCGGTTACGAGGTCGACCCGTCGCAGGTCCTCGTGACCAACGGCGGCAAGCAGGCCATCTACGAGGCCTTCGCCGCGATCCTCGACCCGGGCGACGAGGTCATCGTCCCGGCGCCGTACTGGACGACGTACCCGGAGTCGATCCGTCTGGCCGGCGGTGTCCCGGTCGAGGTCGTCGCCGACGAGACCACGGGCTACCGGGTCTCCGTCGAGCAGCTGGAGGCGGCCCGCACGGAGAACACGAAGGTGCTCCTCTTCGTCTCCCCCTCCAACCCGACCGGCGCGGTCTACACGCGCGCGCAGATCGAGGAGATCGGCCGCTGGGCCGCCGAGAAGGGCCTGTGGGTCCTGACCGACGAGATCTACGAGCACCTGGTCTACGGCGACGCGGAGTTCCACTCCCTGCCGGTGGTCGTACCCGAGCTGGCCGACAGGACCATCGTGGTCAACGGTGTCGCGAAGACGTACGCGATGACGGGCTGGCGCGTGGGCTGGGTCATCGGCCCCAAGGACGTCGTGAAGGCCGCGACCAACCTCCAGTCGCACGCGACCTCGAACGTCTCCAACGTGGCCCAGGTCGCCGCGCTCGCCGCCGTGTCGGGCGACCTGTCCGCCGTCGACGAGATGAAGGAGGCCTTCGACCGGCGCCGCAGGACGATCGTGCGGATGCTCAACGAGATCGACGGCGTCCTGTGCCCGGAGCCCGAGGGCGCGTTCTACGCCTACCCCTCGGTGAAGGCTCTGGTCGGCAAGGAGATCCGGGGCAAGCGCCCGCAGGACACGGTCGAGCTGGCCGCGCTGATCCTGGAGGAGGCCGAGGTGGCGGTCGTCCCCGGCGAGGCCTTCGGCACCCCCGGCTATCTGCGTCTGTCGTACGCCCTCGGTGACGAGGATCTCGTCGAGGGCGTCTCGCGCCTCCAGAAGCTGCTGGCGGAGGCCCGGGACTGA
- a CDS encoding UDP-N-acetylmuramate dehydrogenase — protein sequence MQELHDAPLAPLTTFRLGGPARRLITATTDDEVIATVREADDTGTPLLLIGGGSNLVVGDQGFPGTALVIATKGYTLDATRLELAAGEVWTDAVARVVEAGLAGIECLAGIPGSAGATPIQNVGAYGQEVASTITEVVAYDRRTRETVTVPAAECAFSYRHSRFKDEPERYVVLRVRFELEDAGGLSGPVKYAETARSLGVEPGDRVPLARARETVLKLRAGKGMVLDPEDHDTWSAGSFFTNPILTDEEFAAFHARVRERLGDDVTPPAYAAGDGHTKTSAAWLIDKAGFTKGYGTGPARISSKHTLALTNRGAATTEDLLALAREVVTGVRDAFGITLVNEPVTVGVSL from the coding sequence GTGCAGGAACTCCACGACGCCCCCCTCGCCCCGCTGACCACCTTCCGGCTGGGTGGGCCCGCGCGACGGCTGATCACCGCGACCACCGACGACGAGGTGATCGCCACGGTCCGCGAGGCCGACGACACCGGTACGCCGCTGCTGCTCATCGGGGGCGGCTCCAACCTGGTCGTCGGGGACCAGGGCTTCCCCGGCACCGCGCTGGTCATCGCCACGAAGGGCTACACGCTCGACGCGACGCGGCTGGAACTGGCCGCCGGCGAGGTGTGGACCGACGCGGTCGCCCGCGTCGTCGAGGCCGGGCTGGCCGGCATCGAGTGCCTGGCCGGGATCCCCGGCTCCGCCGGCGCCACACCGATCCAGAACGTCGGGGCGTACGGCCAGGAGGTCGCCTCCACCATCACCGAGGTCGTCGCCTACGACCGCCGCACCCGCGAGACGGTCACCGTCCCGGCCGCCGAGTGCGCCTTCTCGTACCGCCACAGCCGCTTCAAGGACGAGCCCGAGCGGTACGTCGTCCTGCGCGTCCGGTTCGAACTGGAGGACGCGGGCGGTCTCTCGGGGCCGGTCAAGTACGCGGAGACGGCCCGCTCGCTCGGTGTCGAGCCCGGCGACCGGGTGCCCCTCGCGCGGGCCCGCGAGACCGTGCTGAAGCTGCGTGCCGGGAAGGGCATGGTCCTCGACCCCGAGGACCACGACACCTGGTCCGCCGGGTCGTTCTTCACCAACCCGATCCTCACCGACGAGGAGTTCGCCGCGTTCCACGCGCGCGTGCGGGAGCGGCTCGGGGACGACGTCACCCCGCCCGCGTACGCCGCCGGCGACGGGCACACCAAGACCTCCGCCGCCTGGCTGATCGACAAGGCGGGCTTCACCAAGGGGTACGGCACCGGCCCCGCCCGGATCTCCTCCAAGCACACCCTCGCCCTCACCAACCGGGGCGCGGCCACCACCGAGGACCTGCTCGCGCTGGCCCGCGAGGTCGTGACCGGAGTCCGGGACGCCTTCGGCATCACCCTGGTCAACGAGCCGGTGACGGTCGGCGTCAGCCTCTGA
- the rplJ gene encoding 50S ribosomal protein L10, whose protein sequence is MARPDKAAAVAELTEQFRSSNAAVLTEYRGLTVAQLKTLRRSLGEDAQYAVVKNTLTKIAANEAGISTLDDLFNGPTAVAFITGDPVTSAKGLRDFAKDNPNLVIKGGVLDGKALSADEIKKLADLESREVLLSKLAGAFKGKQSQAAQLFQALPSKLVRTVDALRAKQEEQGGAE, encoded by the coding sequence ATGGCAAGGCCCGACAAGGCTGCCGCGGTGGCCGAGCTCACGGAGCAGTTCCGTAGCTCGAACGCCGCCGTGCTGACCGAGTACCGGGGTCTCACCGTGGCGCAGCTCAAGACGCTGCGTCGTTCACTCGGTGAGGACGCCCAGTACGCCGTGGTGAAGAACACGCTGACCAAGATTGCGGCCAACGAGGCCGGGATCTCGACGCTCGACGACCTGTTCAACGGTCCGACGGCGGTCGCCTTCATCACCGGTGACCCGGTGACGTCGGCGAAGGGTCTTCGTGACTTCGCCAAGGACAACCCGAACCTCGTCATCAAGGGCGGTGTCCTTGACGGCAAGGCGCTGTCCGCCGACGAGATCAAGAAGCTCGCGGACCTCGAGTCCCGCGAGGTTCTGCTCTCCAAGCTGGCAGGTGCCTTCAAGGGCAAGCAGTCCCAGGCTGCGCAGCTCTTCCAGGCGCTTCCCTCGAAGCTCGTCCGCACCGTGGACGCGCTCCGTGCCAAGCAAGAAGAGCAGGGCGGTGCCGAGTAA
- the nusG gene encoding transcription termination/antitermination protein NusG produces MSDPNLKDAMEPRGEGAESVDDELDIVEGADPEDGVDEFEAAEAEAGESAEEEAVHVEEADDEEADVEDSDDSEDDDAEEAVEEETEPVDPVEALRAELRALPGEWYVIHTYAGYENRVKTNLEQRAVSLNVEDFIFQAEVPQEEVAQIKNGERKTIRQNKLPGYVLVRMDLTNESWGVVRNTPGVTGFVGNAYDPYPLTLDEIVKMLAPEAEEKAAREAAEAEGKPAPARKVEVQVLDFEVGDSVTVTDGPFATLQATINEINADSKKVKGLVEIFGRETPVELSFDQIQKN; encoded by the coding sequence GTGTCTGACCCGAACCTGAAGGACGCCATGGAGCCTCGCGGTGAAGGTGCCGAGTCCGTGGATGACGAACTCGACATCGTCGAGGGAGCAGATCCCGAGGACGGTGTCGACGAGTTCGAGGCTGCCGAGGCCGAGGCGGGGGAGTCGGCCGAGGAAGAGGCTGTGCACGTCGAGGAAGCCGACGACGAGGAAGCCGACGTCGAGGACTCCGATGACTCCGAGGACGACGATGCCGAAGAGGCCGTCGAGGAGGAGACCGAGCCGGTCGACCCCGTCGAGGCCCTGCGCGCGGAACTGCGGGCCCTGCCCGGCGAGTGGTACGTCATCCACACGTACGCCGGTTACGAGAACCGTGTGAAGACCAACCTCGAACAGCGTGCCGTCTCGCTGAACGTCGAGGACTTCATCTTCCAGGCCGAGGTGCCGCAGGAAGAGGTCGCGCAGATCAAGAACGGCGAGCGCAAGACGATCCGCCAGAACAAGCTCCCCGGCTACGTCCTCGTCCGCATGGACCTGACGAACGAGTCCTGGGGCGTCGTCCGCAACACCCCCGGCGTCACCGGCTTCGTGGGCAACGCCTACGACCCCTACCCGCTGACCCTGGACGAGATCGTCAAGATGCTCGCGCCGGAGGCCGAGGAGAAGGCCGCCCGTGAGGCGGCCGAGGCCGAGGGCAAGCCGGCGCCCGCCCGCAAGGTCGAGGTCCAGGTGCTGGACTTCGAGGTCGGCGACTCGGTCACCGTCACGGACGGCCCGTTCGCCACGCTGCAGGCGACCATCAACGAGATCAACGCGGACTCGAAGAAGGTCAAGGGTCTCGTGGAGATCTTCGGCCGCGAGACGCCGGTCGAGCTGTCGTTCGACCAGATCCAGAAGAACTAG
- the rplK gene encoding 50S ribosomal protein L11: protein MPPKKKKVTGLIKLQINAGAANPAPPVGPALGQHGVNIMEFCKAYNAATESQRGWVIPVEITVYEDRSFTFVTKTPPAAKMILKAAGVEKGSGEPHKTKVAKITEAQVREIATTKLPDLNANDLDAASKIIAGTARSMGITVEG from the coding sequence ATGCCTCCCAAGAAGAAGAAGGTCACGGGGCTCATCAAGCTCCAGATCAACGCCGGTGCGGCGAACCCCGCCCCGCCGGTCGGCCCCGCGCTCGGTCAGCACGGCGTCAACATCATGGAGTTCTGCAAGGCCTACAACGCCGCGACCGAGTCGCAGCGTGGCTGGGTGATCCCGGTGGAGATCACGGTCTACGAGGACCGCTCCTTCACCTTCGTCACCAAGACGCCGCCGGCCGCGAAGATGATCCTCAAGGCCGCGGGTGTCGAGAAGGGCTCCGGCGAGCCGCACAAGACCAAGGTCGCCAAGATCACCGAGGCGCAGGTCCGTGAGATCGCCACGACCAAGCTCCCCGACCTGAACGCCAACGACCTGGACGCCGCGTCGAAGATCATCGCCGGCACCGCCCGTTCCATGGGCATCACGGTCGAGGGCTGA